A stretch of Hydractinia symbiolongicarpus strain clone_291-10 chromosome 9, HSymV2.1, whole genome shotgun sequence DNA encodes these proteins:
- the LOC130657896 gene encoding tigger transposable element-derived protein 4-like, with protein MFVIGKSANPRCFKGVKTLPCRYRSQKKSWMSGELFEEWVRELDRKFSVSKRKIALIIDNCTAHPHVEFLEWVELIFLPPNTTSRTQPMDQGIIRALKAKYRSLAVRKLIKALDEEKSTPKFSILAAMYMLRKAWDDVSNKTFTNCFRKSGISQKDAERAINEDDDPFKSLTSEVEEDPIPTLEAELSYIKRRFPDHIDPDLSTEDFIDFDIEVSTSHGRLKTADIIAEITGTQDEELEEVDEEDKEEEDKITRPTAEQVRTAINVLEDLSIFSHFGEEMIASLRNLNRNIAKDFDMSYLEHLRLPVTRCESAITRGAETKIFSRSRESKTTSTCFLLLLWKPINIDILQKCRKSKSVYSTLVRKISP; from the exons ATGTTTGTAATCGGCAAGTCCGCCAACCCTCGTTGCTTTAAAGGTGTCAAAACACTACCCTGTCGATACCGTTCGCAAAAGAAGAGTTGGATGTCTGGAGAGCTGTTCGAAGAGTGGGTACGCGAGCTTGATCGAAAATTCTCTGTCTCTAAGCGAAAAATTGCTTTGATTATTGACAATTGTACCGCACATCCTCATGTTGAATTCCTGGAATGGGTAGAATTGATCTTTCTTCCTCCAAATACCACGTCCCGAACCCAACCTATGGACCAAGGAATTATCCGCGCCCTGAAAGCAAAATATCGATCGCTAGCAGTGCGGAAATTGATAAAAGCCTTGGACGAGGAAAAATCGACTCCGAAGTTCTCGATTCTTGCAGCTATGTACATGCTAAGGAAAGCATGGGATGATGTTTCCAACAAAACATTCACCAATTGCTTTCGAAAATCAGGAATTTCCCAAAAGGATGCAGAAAGAGCGATCAACGAAGATGACGacccttttaaaagtttaaccaGCGAAGTAGAAGAAGACCCAATTCCAACCCTCGAAGCTGAACTCTCTTACATAAAACGAAGGTTTCCTGACCACATTGATCCTGACTTATCAACTGaagatttcattgattttgacaTTGAAGTCAGTACATCCCATGGGCGTCTGAAGActgctgacatcattgctgaGATCACTGGGACTCAAGACGAAGAATTAGAAGAGGTCGACGAAGAAGACAAGGAGGAAGAAGATAAGATCACAAGACCGACGGCCGAGCAAGTGCGTACAGCTATCAACGTCCTCGAAGACTTgagtattttttcacattttggagaaGAAATGATAGCTTCCCTGAGGAACTTGAATCGTAATATCGCCAAAGATTTTGATATGAGTT ATTTAGAGCACCTTCGTCTTCCGGTAACAAGATGCGAATCAGCCATTACCCGGGGGGcggaaacaaaaattttttctcgTTCGCGCGAAAGTAAAACAACTTCTACTtgctttttgttattgttatggAAACCTATAAACATTGATATTTTACAGAAATGCAGAAAAAGTAAAAGCGTTTATTCAACGCTTGTGAGAAAAATTTCGCCTTGA
- the LOC130657560 gene encoding probable serine incorporator, producing MGAVLQTAGAAELVAELTCCACSSVCGLVTRDSATRAKFRYCSFLMLATVTCIILLIPGLRSKLDKIPNLCNKVVTSETCDKFVGFDAAYRILLSLTIFHFLLAVLTIRVTRINSFRAKFNNSLWLFKMGLIFGITIGSFYIPRKTGFFRIWMYISLTGGFMFVMFQIILIIDFGHSWSLSWAEKLETGYTKLWYFAMALVTLLMFSLSLGALCVFYIFFTHPPNIMKCHANVFYITFIGIQCFLAIVVSITPSVQQELSGAGLLQSSVVVLYTMYLTWNTLSAEPDITCNPLGNVILEYDSLTGVSAESIFGCLLTLILLIFACTVRASTSHLGKYGLALAESEDFAMATYREDEAKANVEKQLESGEKEISLGEYVGYNYSFFHIIMSLASLHILMVLTNWHSPDEKSNMKKLIKNWASVWVQMASSFVCILVYVWFLVTPLVKRVWGPTFGVIMDEETNYTPHHGQKPPISVSKVNSERLKSRLEILKEREKFDKDHNKDFEPRPDSRNTFEPFVMDQPLLKRRDSEESIISAVSAISNARNRKSKKKNKLITVQETEDNDKEIGVPSKVIIPPPSSNSLHKEQRSKKYTKRKKHDKEVMYSSCESLASRVSNYVKQNVNKIKRSAPFRKEENESEDYNKLPNDNKIDLNQSMKLGNTAATLHHETEEKLHEDHVTGKHKHSRHEKHASKTNKQINDGDIVFETKVTQQKQSRLQDNPVSHDADVSLVPSVFCKKAQKPETAKEILKLQWKILRTQAKVVKIQERIIRLQAEAEMAGDNNAFPTVESNFVEKRPVRTKSHHGKEHG from the coding sequence ATGGGAGCAGTATTACAAACCGCTGGAGCGGCTGAACTTGTTGCAGAGCTTACTTGCTGTGCATGTTCGTCCGTGTGCGGACTTGTAACTAGAGATAGTGCCACTCGCGCAAAATTTCGATATTGTTCGTTTTTAATGTTAGCAACGGTAACTTGTATCATCCTATTGATACCTGGTTTGCGGTCGAAACTCGATAAAATACCGAATTTATGCAATAAAGTCGTAACTTCCGAAACTTGTGATAAATTTGTTGGTTTTGATGCTGCATACAGAATATTATTATCGCTCactatatttcattttttgttagcaGTTTTAACAATAAGAGTAACTCGGATAAATAGCTTCCGTGCAAAATTTAATAATAGTTTATGGTTGTTTAAAATGGGTTTAATATTTGGTATAACGATTGGTTCATTTTATATTCCGAGAAAAACCGGATTTTTCCGTATTTGGATGTACATCAGTTTAACCGGGGGTTTCATGTTCGTTATGTTCCAGATTATTCTAATCATCGATTTCGGTCACTCGTGGTCTCTCTCCTGGGCAGAGAAGTTGGAGACAGGATACACCAAACTCTGGTATTTTGCAATGGCTTTGGTCACACTACTCATGTTTTCGCTATCACTTGGAGCTTTGTGtgttttctatatatttttcacTCACCCACCAAACATAATGAAATGCCATGCAAATGTATTCTACATAACATTTATCGGTATTCAATGTTTCTTAGCCATTGTTGTCTCGATAACCCCGTCTGTACAGCAAGAATTGAGTGGAGCTGGTCTTCTTCAaagttctgttgttgttttatatACAATGTATTTGACCTGGAATACATTATCCGCGGAACCAGATATTACATGTAATCCGCTTGGAAACGTCATACTGGAATATGATTCGTTAACAGGAGTAAGCGCAGAATCGATTTTTGGCTGCTTGCTAACTTTAATTTTGCTTATATTTGCTTGCACTGTTCGAGCAAGTACGTCACATCTAGGAAAATATGGACTGGCTTTAGCAGAAAGTGAGGATTTCGCCATGGCAACATACCGCGAAGACGAGGCGAAAGCTAACGTAGAAAAGCAACTGGAATctggtgaaaaagaaatctcATTGGGTGAATACGTTGGATATAATTATTCCTTCTTTCACATAATTATGTCACTAGCTTCTCTGCATATTTTAATGGTATTAACAAATTGGCATTCACCAGATGAaaaatcaaatatgaaaaaactAATCAAAAATTGGGCTTCTGTGTGGGTACAGATGGCATCAAGTTTTGTCTGCATTTTAGTTTATGTTTGGTTTCTTGTAACCCCTCTTGTAAAAAGAGTCTGGGGACCTACATTTGGAGTAATAATGGATGAAGAGACAAACTATACGCCTCATCATGGTCAAAAACCACCTATTTCTGTTTCTAAGGTAAACTCAGAAAGATTAAAATCGCGACTAGAAATAttaaaagagagagaaaaatttGATAAGGATCATAATAAGGACTTTGAACCTCGACCAGACAGCCGTAACACATTTGAGCCCTTTGTTATGGATCAACCATTGTTAAAGAGAAGGGACTCAGAGGAATCAATTATTTCTGCTGTGTCAGCAATTTCAAATGCAAGAAAtcgaaaatctaaaaaaaagaacaaacttATTACTGTTCAAGAAACTGAAGATAATGATAAAGAAATTGGAGTACCAAGTAAAGTTATTATTCCTCCGCCATCTTCAAATTCATTACATAAAGAACAGCGTTCGAAAAAGTATACGAAAAGAAAGAAACACGATAAAGAAGTCATGTACAGTTCCTGTGAAAGTCTCGCATCACGTGTTTCGAACTATgtaaaacaaaatgtaaataaaataaaacgaaGTGCCCCGTTTAGAAAAGAAGAAAACGAGTCAGAAGACTATAATAAATTACCAAACGATAACAAAATAGATTTAAACCAATCCATGAAACTCGGAAATACTGCTGCCACTTTACATCATGAAACCGAAGAAAAACTTCATGAAGATCACGTTACAGGTAAACACAAACACAGTAGACATGAGAAGCACGcgtcaaaaacaaataaacaaataaatgacGGCGATATCGTTTTTGAAACAAAGGTGActcaacaaaaacaaagtaGACTTCAAGACAATCCGGTGTCACACGATGCAGATGTATCTCTTGTACCTAGTGTATTTTGCAAGAAAGCTCAAAAACCTGAGACTGCAAAAGAGATTCTCAAGTTGCAGTGGAAGATATTAAGAACACAAGCTAAAGTTGTCAAAATTCAAGAAAGAATTATACGGCTACAAGCAGAAGCTGAAATGGCGGGAGACAATAATGCCTTCCCAACTGTAGAGAGCAACTTTGTTGAAAAGAGACCAGTAAGGACTAAAAGTCACCATGGCAAAGAACATGGGtag